From the genome of Sphingobacterium kitahiroshimense, one region includes:
- a CDS encoding MFS transporter → MENKLIKTNYPALYTLIIVFFFWGFIAAGNSVFIPFCKNYFHLDQFQSQLIDFAFYTAYYLGALLLFIFSTFSGKDLVGKWGYKKSIVYGLLFSALGAGAMIVAVEVNVYIGMLLGLFTVALGFSLQQTAANPFAVLLGDPKTGASRVNLGGGINSFGTTIGPLVIGFALFGTFEKISDSEIANLPLDKVVFLYIGVGLLFLLAASLFYFSKKVPAGISNEPMEKANKALNTLVIMTILLFAMFAPVFLSYKSEVAIQVDQLQAQLKSLVDPASIEQLKLQIKEIAHPLEIQRMLWLAGALIVVVGGLIFANVKAQKNPEGWGAMRYPQLVLGMIALFLYVGVEVAIGSNLGELLTLKEFGSLQSSQITPYVSMYWGSMMIGRWAGAITAFNLTKTTKNILLIIVPLVAFSIIIGVNAMAGFEMSHLYYYVVCILIQIGAFYLSKEKPARTLIVFGLFGIIAMTVGLLSSGTVAIYSFLAGGLACSIMWSSIFSLSIVGLGKYTAQGSAFLVMMILGGGVIPPIQGKLADIIGIHNSYLLPLLGFAYIVFFAIAVKSVLKKQGINIDDVEAEGSH, encoded by the coding sequence ATGGAAAATAAACTCATTAAAACAAATTATCCCGCCTTATATACATTAATAATTGTATTTTTCTTTTGGGGTTTTATTGCAGCAGGAAATAGCGTATTTATTCCCTTTTGTAAAAACTACTTTCACTTAGACCAATTTCAGTCACAATTGATTGATTTTGCATTTTACACCGCTTATTATCTTGGGGCATTATTACTTTTTATTTTCAGCACATTTTCAGGAAAAGATTTAGTTGGTAAATGGGGCTATAAAAAAAGTATTGTCTATGGTCTATTATTCTCAGCATTAGGTGCCGGAGCAATGATCGTGGCAGTAGAAGTAAATGTATACATCGGTATGTTACTTGGACTTTTCACCGTTGCCTTAGGTTTTTCATTACAACAGACCGCTGCAAATCCATTTGCAGTTTTATTAGGAGATCCCAAAACTGGTGCTTCACGTGTCAATTTAGGCGGTGGTATCAATTCTTTCGGAACAACAATAGGACCCTTAGTTATCGGTTTTGCGTTATTCGGAACATTTGAGAAAATATCCGATTCCGAAATTGCTAATTTACCTTTAGACAAAGTCGTTTTCCTATATATAGGTGTTGGTTTATTGTTCCTACTAGCAGCAAGTTTGTTTTACTTCAGTAAAAAGGTGCCTGCAGGAATAAGCAATGAACCCATGGAAAAAGCTAATAAAGCCCTTAATACTTTGGTTATCATGACCATCTTGCTTTTTGCCATGTTCGCTCCTGTATTTTTAAGTTACAAAAGTGAAGTAGCAATTCAAGTAGATCAATTACAGGCGCAATTAAAATCTTTAGTTGATCCAGCAAGTATTGAGCAATTAAAACTTCAGATTAAAGAGATTGCTCACCCACTTGAAATACAACGTATGCTGTGGTTAGCAGGTGCACTGATTGTTGTTGTTGGTGGATTGATTTTTGCAAATGTAAAAGCGCAGAAAAACCCAGAAGGATGGGGAGCAATGAGATACCCTCAATTAGTATTGGGTATGATTGCCCTATTTTTATACGTTGGAGTTGAAGTAGCCATAGGAAGTAACTTAGGTGAACTACTTACATTAAAAGAATTTGGAAGCCTACAATCATCGCAAATTACGCCTTACGTTTCTATGTATTGGGGTAGTATGATGATTGGTCGTTGGGCTGGAGCGATTACAGCGTTTAACCTAACTAAAACAACTAAAAACATATTACTTATCATTGTTCCACTTGTCGCATTTTCTATTATTATAGGCGTTAATGCAATGGCGGGCTTTGAAATGTCACACCTATACTATTATGTTGTTTGTATACTTATACAAATCGGAGCATTTTACCTAAGTAAAGAAAAACCTGCGAGAACATTGATCGTTTTCGGTCTATTCGGAATTATCGCTATGACTGTTGGTTTATTATCTTCAGGTACAGTAGCTATTTACTCTTTCTTAGCAGGAGGATTAGCTTGTTCCATCATGTGGTCATCAATCTTCAGCCTTTCAATCGTAGGACTTGGAAAATATACAGCACAAGGATCAGCATTCTTAGTCATGATGATCTTAGGCGGTGGTGTTATTCCCCCTATCCAAGGAAAATTAGCTGATATCATAGGTATCCACAACTCTTACCTACTTCCATTGTTAGGTTTTGCCTACATTGTATTCTTTGCAATAGCAGTAAAATCAGTACTCAAAAAACAAGGAATTAATATTGATGATGTCGAAGCAGAGGGATCACATTAA
- a CDS encoding N-acetylglucosamine kinase, producing the protein MIIIADGGSTKTNWCLLDDSNKKIYFNTEGYNPYFVDSEYIVNSLRKGLPNDLPFDEIKEVNYYGAGVHNKEKAEIVIKAIQEVFQQAQVEVGHDLLAAARALLGTESGFAAILGTGTNSCIYDGNDITYNIDSCAYILGDEGSGSYIGKKLLTDYIRDLMPQDVRKVFYDTYKITPDEIMDTVYTKPLANRFCASFSKFVYDNNVNIEYTRAIVDDAFEAFFKNLVSKYPNYQEYTFNCIGSVGYNFRNVLEEKAVQYGMKVGKILRSPIDDLVQFHINRASK; encoded by the coding sequence ATGATTATTATTGCTGACGGCGGGTCAACGAAAACAAACTGGTGTTTGTTGGATGATTCAAACAAAAAAATTTACTTCAATACAGAAGGGTATAACCCATATTTTGTAGATAGCGAATACATCGTTAACTCTTTAAGAAAAGGCTTACCAAATGATTTACCTTTTGATGAAATTAAAGAGGTTAACTATTACGGTGCAGGCGTTCATAATAAAGAAAAAGCAGAAATCGTTATTAAAGCTATCCAAGAAGTTTTCCAACAAGCTCAAGTTGAGGTTGGTCACGATTTATTAGCTGCCGCAAGAGCTTTATTAGGTACTGAATCAGGTTTTGCAGCCATTCTAGGAACGGGTACCAATTCTTGTATTTATGATGGAAATGACATTACCTATAACATCGACTCATGTGCTTACATCTTAGGTGATGAAGGTAGCGGAAGTTATATCGGTAAAAAATTATTAACAGATTACATCCGTGATTTAATGCCTCAAGATGTTCGTAAAGTATTTTACGACACCTACAAGATCACTCCAGATGAAATCATGGATACCGTTTACACAAAGCCATTAGCGAACCGTTTCTGCGCAAGTTTCAGCAAATTTGTTTACGACAACAATGTGAATATTGAATATACACGTGCTATTGTAGATGATGCTTTCGAAGCATTTTTCAAAAACTTAGTTAGTAAATATCCAAACTACCAAGAATATACATTCAACTGTATCGGTTCTGTAGGCTATAATTTCCGTAATGTTTTGGAGGAAAAAGCAGTACAGTACGGCATGAAAGTTGGCAAAATATTACGTTCCCCTATCGATGATTTAGTTCAATTCCACATCAATAGAGCGTCAAAATAG
- a CDS encoding UDP-2,3-diacylglucosamine diphosphatase: MKRNLDIVVLSDIHLGTHGSHAKELLYYLESIAPKMLILNGDIIDIWQFKKSYFPSEHLHVIKKIIDLSANGTEVHYITGNHDEMLRKFADLKLGNIKLTNKLLLSLNNKKAWIFHGDVFDASIHHSKWLAKLGGWGYDKLIQLNHIINWILLKMGREKYSLSKKIKNSVKKAVKYISDFEETATELAIEKNYDYVICGHIHQPQIKEVITRKGTVTYMNSGDWVENLSSLEYHNGEWRLFHYEDYKESILKNKLTETPLFTLEDLKNLVTI, encoded by the coding sequence ATGAAAAGAAATCTCGATATCGTAGTATTATCAGACATTCATCTCGGAACACATGGAAGTCACGCAAAAGAGTTACTCTATTATTTAGAGTCGATCGCACCAAAAATGCTGATTTTAAATGGCGATATAATCGATATTTGGCAATTCAAAAAAAGCTATTTCCCATCCGAGCATTTACATGTTATCAAAAAAATAATCGATCTCAGCGCCAATGGCACCGAAGTGCATTACATCACCGGTAATCATGATGAAATGCTCCGAAAATTTGCAGATTTAAAACTTGGCAATATCAAATTAACCAACAAACTCTTACTATCCCTTAACAATAAGAAAGCATGGATATTCCATGGTGACGTATTTGATGCCTCCATCCATCATTCAAAATGGTTAGCAAAATTAGGCGGTTGGGGATACGATAAACTGATCCAATTAAACCATATTATCAATTGGATCTTGCTTAAAATGGGGCGTGAGAAATATTCATTATCAAAAAAAATAAAGAACAGTGTTAAAAAAGCTGTCAAATACATTTCTGATTTTGAAGAAACAGCCACTGAACTAGCTATTGAAAAAAATTACGACTATGTGATCTGTGGACACATCCATCAACCACAAATCAAAGAAGTCATTACCCGGAAAGGAACAGTGACTTACATGAACTCAGGTGATTGGGTTGAAAACTTAAGCAGTTTAGAATATCATAACGGCGAATGGCGATTATTTCATTACGAAGATTATAAAGAATCCATTCTCAAAAACAAGCTGACAGAAACACCACTATTCACCTTAGAAGATCTAAAAAATCTGGTAACGATATAA
- a CDS encoding metal-dependent hydrolase, whose translation MKATYYGQSCVMFNFDGHEVLMDPFITYNPLAKGVDVNALLPEYIFLSHGHQDHVADMAQIQKNSQATVAAIVETAAWVRKQGVPDEKVIEFNLGGTIVTSFGTVKMVYAMHTNSTPDGQYGGFPVGFILHSGNKKIYFAGDTALTMEMKLLADLELDWAFLPIGGHYTMDVDDAVKAAEFINCDKIVGVHYDTFPPITIDKVNASEKFANYGKTLYLPAIGESIEL comes from the coding sequence ATGAAAGCGACATATTACGGACAATCTTGTGTTATGTTCAATTTTGATGGACACGAGGTATTAATGGATCCTTTTATCACTTATAATCCCTTGGCTAAGGGTGTAGACGTTAATGCTCTATTACCAGAATATATTTTTTTAAGTCACGGTCATCAGGATCACGTGGCAGATATGGCACAGATTCAAAAAAATAGCCAAGCAACTGTTGCAGCTATTGTAGAGACTGCTGCATGGGTTAGGAAACAAGGAGTTCCGGATGAAAAAGTAATTGAGTTCAATTTGGGAGGTACTATTGTGACTTCTTTTGGGACTGTGAAGATGGTGTATGCTATGCATACAAATAGCACTCCTGACGGACAATATGGTGGATTTCCTGTTGGTTTCATTCTGCATTCTGGTAACAAGAAAATTTATTTTGCAGGAGATACAGCGCTTACAATGGAAATGAAGCTTTTGGCTGATCTTGAATTGGATTGGGCATTTTTACCTATCGGTGGACATTATACCATGGATGTTGATGATGCGGTAAAGGCGGCAGAATTTATTAATTGTGATAAAATAGTGGGTGTGCATTACGATACATTTCCCCCTATTACCATTGATAAAGTTAATGCTTCTGAAAAATTCGCAAATTATGGTAAGACATTATACTTACCAGCAATTGGTGAATCAATTGAATTATAA
- a CDS encoding YbaB/EbfC family nucleoid-associated protein: MFDKLFQAQQKAQEIKQRLDNISVFGEAEGGLIKVVATANKEIKEITIDPIFLSNADKEELEELLVVALNKAMTQAENVSQSEMSAVSQDMLGGLGGLFNQ, encoded by the coding sequence ATGTTTGATAAATTATTCCAAGCGCAACAAAAAGCACAAGAAATTAAACAAAGATTAGATAATATTTCTGTTTTTGGAGAAGCTGAAGGTGGATTGATAAAAGTAGTTGCAACTGCTAATAAAGAAATTAAAGAAATTACAATTGATCCGATCTTCTTGAGTAATGCGGATAAAGAGGAACTGGAAGAATTGCTTGTCGTGGCTTTAAATAAAGCGATGACCCAAGCTGAAAATGTGAGTCAATCTGAGATGTCTGCTGTTAGTCAGGATATGCTTGGTGGTTTAGGAGGCCTATTTAATCAATAG
- a CDS encoding thymidine kinase, with translation MLFSEHNFTQRGPAYGSIEVICGSMFSGKTEELIRRLKRAQYAKLHVEIFKPAVDKRYDDRLVVSHDSNSIPSTPVEHSSSILLLSNDTQVVGIDEAQFFDEGLTEVCVNLANKGIRVIVAGLDMDFKAQPFGPIPHIMAIAEHVTKVHAVCMQCGAPANYSFRTSTDTKTVLLGEKEAYEARCRRCYYNLTNY, from the coding sequence ATGCTTTTTTCTGAACATAATTTCACACAAAGGGGCCCAGCATACGGGAGTATCGAAGTGATATGCGGTTCGATGTTTTCCGGTAAGACCGAAGAACTCATCCGTAGACTAAAACGGGCACAATATGCTAAACTCCATGTCGAAATTTTCAAACCGGCAGTAGACAAAAGATATGATGATCGTTTAGTTGTTTCGCACGACAGCAACAGTATACCATCTACCCCTGTTGAACACTCCTCTTCTATTTTATTGCTGAGCAATGATACTCAGGTTGTCGGTATAGATGAAGCGCAATTTTTTGATGAAGGTTTGACAGAGGTATGTGTCAATTTGGCAAATAAAGGAATTCGTGTCATAGTTGCAGGTCTAGATATGGATTTTAAAGCACAACCTTTCGGTCCTATACCCCATATAATGGCAATTGCCGAACATGTAACAAAAGTACATGCCGTATGCATGCAATGCGGAGCGCCTGCAAATTACTCTTTCAGGACTTCTACAGATACAAAAACAGTACTTTTGGGTGAAAAAGAAGCTTACGAAGCAAGATGTAGGAGATGTTACTATAATTTAACAAATTATTAA
- a CDS encoding glutathione peroxidase produces MILSTIIACFSMIFGNPSIYDYSFKSLDGKDVKMSSFKGKKILIVNTASKCGFTKQYKDLQALYSEYGNDLVIIGFPANNFGNQEPGTNGDIQEFCEQNYGVEFLMAEKVEVKGDQIDPLFKYLTSQDNPDFKGDIKWNFEKFLIDENGKLVHRYRSAVNPLADEIVNWVKK; encoded by the coding sequence ATGATTTTATCAACGATTATTGCTTGTTTTTCCATGATATTTGGAAATCCTAGCATTTACGATTATAGTTTTAAAAGTCTCGATGGTAAAGATGTTAAAATGTCGTCTTTTAAAGGGAAGAAAATTTTAATAGTCAATACAGCCTCAAAATGTGGCTTTACTAAACAGTATAAAGATCTGCAAGCATTGTATTCGGAGTATGGAAATGATTTGGTGATCATTGGGTTTCCGGCGAACAATTTTGGGAATCAAGAACCTGGTACGAATGGAGATATTCAGGAATTTTGCGAACAAAACTATGGTGTAGAGTTTTTAATGGCAGAGAAGGTTGAAGTAAAAGGTGATCAGATTGATCCTTTATTTAAATACCTGACTTCGCAAGATAATCCGGATTTCAAAGGTGATATCAAGTGGAACTTTGAAAAGTTTCTAATCGATGAGAACGGAAAGCTGGTTCATCGCTATCGTTCGGCAGTTAATCCACTTGCAGATGAAATTGTCAATTGGGTGAAGAAATAG
- a CDS encoding N-acetylglucosamine kinase yields MILVVDSGSSKSDWKLELPDSPPLSFSTNGLNPFFVNDKEITRVIKEIPEIIPYANEITELYFYGAGCISPDRREMVSNALTPLFENAFISVENDLVGSALATCGTNKGYIATLGTGSDISFFDGQEVQPSNHGNGYVLGDEGSGAWFGKKLITLFLYGRLPKDLSENFAENYRITKEIVIKNVYQKERPNAYLASFAPFLSANITHPFIDEIIRSGFEEYVQTCVLTYQNYQDYECHFVGSIAYYLDLILRDVCNGYNIKIGKILKSPINELFDFVIEREKSSLINF; encoded by the coding sequence ATGATTTTAGTCGTTGATAGCGGTTCTTCTAAGTCAGACTGGAAATTAGAGCTTCCAGATAGTCCACCTTTGTCTTTTTCGACAAATGGGCTTAATCCTTTTTTTGTAAACGATAAAGAAATAACCCGAGTAATTAAAGAAATACCTGAGATAATACCTTATGCGAATGAAATAACGGAACTTTATTTCTATGGCGCAGGTTGTATATCTCCAGATCGTAGGGAAATGGTTTCCAATGCGCTGACTCCTTTGTTTGAAAATGCTTTTATTTCGGTTGAGAACGATCTTGTAGGTAGTGCTTTAGCGACTTGTGGTACTAATAAAGGGTATATTGCCACATTGGGTACTGGCTCTGATATTAGTTTTTTTGATGGACAGGAGGTGCAACCCTCTAACCATGGAAATGGATATGTGCTGGGAGATGAGGGATCGGGTGCCTGGTTTGGCAAAAAGTTAATTACATTGTTTCTTTATGGTCGATTGCCTAAGGATCTGTCAGAGAATTTTGCAGAGAATTATCGCATAACAAAGGAGATCGTTATTAAGAATGTGTACCAAAAGGAGAGACCGAATGCTTATTTGGCTTCATTTGCACCATTTTTATCTGCGAATATTACGCATCCGTTTATAGATGAAATTATTCGTTCGGGTTTCGAGGAATATGTACAGACTTGTGTATTAACTTATCAGAATTATCAGGATTACGAGTGTCACTTTGTGGGATCAATTGCTTATTATCTGGATCTGATATTACGTGATGTCTGTAATGGATATAATATTAAAATTGGAAAAATATTGAAATCACCGATCAATGAATTGTTTGATTTTGTGATAGAAAGAGAAAAAAGTTCACTTATTAATTTTTAA
- a CDS encoding M61 family metallopeptidase: MIEKSNYTSKIHFDVSFSEPQAHYAAVKMSIKEIQSDFIDVKMPVWSPGSYLVREYSKQVERFSVDDQVGYEKISKNTWRIFTKNKSSIVINYHIYGFETSVRTNFINDEHAFIVPTATFLHIDGNIDSPVTVTIRPAENWSSISTGLEQIDTHTFYAPDFDILYDSPFEVGNQDIWTIQASNVEHEFAMVGGGTYDKERLSADVKKIVEEETRIWGSNPNKRYVFITHNYQSGGGGLEHLNSTVLGASRTAYSNEGSYKTYLSLIAHEYFHLWNVKRLRPKALGPFNYDQENYTTGLWIMEGFTSYYDNLIIKRCGFFSELEYLNLLANDFTTVLNRPGHHIQSGAEASFDAWIKYYRQDENSPNSSISYYNKGAMLTVLLDLKIIAASKGTKKLDHVLKEAYNHFYLDQNRGFEENEFQRLVEEFTGISVSDIFKAAHENGELDYNAYFNLVGYEIIDINAESKTLGIGISHQKNDGIQTVTAVERGSGAWDGGLNVRDELIAINGIRLDLKDKEYDYFMQHSNEGDILNILIARDGIIKELKIEIRAANKKLFRIQPLKEQSEEQKQLAEFWLS, translated from the coding sequence ATGATTGAAAAAAGTAATTATACGTCAAAAATACATTTTGATGTTTCCTTTAGTGAGCCTCAAGCACATTACGCAGCCGTAAAAATGTCCATCAAAGAAATTCAGTCTGATTTTATTGATGTTAAAATGCCCGTTTGGTCCCCAGGATCCTACCTAGTACGCGAATATTCTAAACAAGTAGAACGATTCTCTGTTGATGATCAAGTAGGATATGAAAAAATAAGCAAAAATACTTGGCGTATATTTACCAAAAATAAAAGCTCAATTGTTATCAACTACCATATCTATGGTTTTGAAACATCCGTTCGTACTAATTTTATCAATGACGAGCATGCCTTTATAGTACCGACTGCAACCTTTTTACATATAGACGGCAACATTGACAGCCCAGTAACTGTTACCATCAGACCCGCTGAAAACTGGAGCAGTATTTCAACAGGTCTTGAACAAATCGATACGCATACTTTTTATGCACCCGATTTTGATATTCTTTACGATTCACCCTTTGAAGTCGGTAATCAAGATATTTGGACCATTCAAGCTTCCAACGTAGAGCATGAATTTGCCATGGTAGGTGGTGGTACTTATGACAAAGAACGATTAAGTGCCGATGTCAAAAAAATAGTCGAAGAAGAAACCCGCATCTGGGGTTCTAACCCCAATAAAAGATACGTCTTCATTACACATAACTACCAATCCGGAGGCGGAGGATTAGAACATCTCAATTCGACCGTACTGGGAGCATCAAGGACAGCATATAGTAACGAAGGATCGTACAAGACATACCTCAGCCTAATTGCCCATGAGTATTTCCATTTATGGAATGTTAAACGACTTCGTCCCAAAGCATTGGGACCATTTAACTATGATCAGGAAAATTACACCACGGGGCTGTGGATTATGGAGGGCTTTACCTCATACTACGATAACCTGATCATCAAAAGATGTGGTTTCTTCTCAGAACTAGAATATCTGAATCTACTAGCAAATGATTTCACAACAGTACTGAATCGTCCTGGACATCACATACAATCAGGCGCAGAAGCAAGCTTTGATGCCTGGATCAAATATTATAGACAAGATGAAAATTCACCTAATTCAAGTATATCCTATTATAATAAAGGAGCTATGCTCACGGTGTTGCTGGATTTAAAAATTATAGCAGCTTCAAAAGGAACAAAAAAATTAGATCATGTATTAAAAGAAGCATATAACCATTTCTATTTAGATCAGAACAGGGGTTTTGAAGAAAATGAATTTCAGCGACTCGTAGAAGAATTTACAGGTATATCCGTTTCCGATATCTTCAAAGCTGCACACGAAAATGGTGAACTTGACTATAATGCATATTTCAACCTAGTAGGTTATGAGATCATAGACATTAATGCAGAAAGCAAAACTTTAGGAATTGGAATAAGTCATCAAAAAAATGATGGGATTCAAACCGTTACTGCAGTAGAGCGAGGTTCGGGAGCTTGGGATGGAGGATTAAATGTCCGTGATGAATTAATAGCCATCAATGGCATCAGACTCGACCTCAAAGATAAAGAATACGACTATTTTATGCAGCATAGCAATGAAGGAGATATATTAAATATTTTAATAGCAAGAGATGGTATTATAAAAGAACTGAAAATTGAGATACGGGCGGCCAATAAAAAATTATTCCGTATACAACCCCTCAAAGAACAATCGGAAGAGCAAAAACAATTAGCAGAATTCTGGTTATCATAA
- a CDS encoding AMP-dependent synthetase/ligase: MAQQSRIFDLITNYKSEFSDKTIIAGRDKNGRWKTYLTTEFIDKINSLSRALISIGLIKGDRVALMSGNRPEWSIIDFACNQLGIALVPLYPTLAPQDLSYIVNDAEAKLIFVSNAELAARVDTALKDHQLTIPLYTFEKTEHHKDLESLYQIGDTLDTDLKPYNDAIQEDDLLTLIYTSGTTGKPKGVYLSHKNILSNVLACYHLIRPDFKKAISFLPLCHIFERMVVYMYYSKGIEIYFCETLDNVVVDINEVKPDLFTTVPRVLEKVYDKIVAKGKDLTGIKKSLFMWALNLGLRYQEPTKNSAWYNFQLAIARKLIFSKWKEALGGNIKIIVSGGAALQERLARVFWASDMKVLEGYGLTETSPVIAVNTFFDTGIKFGTVGRPLKNLEVKIAQDGEILVKGPSVTSGYYKNDEATKESFDENGFFKTGDIGEISADGFLKITDRKKEMFKTAGGKYIAPQPIETKLMESTLIAQIMVVGENRKFPSALIVPAFEEIEKWMKHKGIPVGSKEEIVTNQKVIEKYNQEIDRLSTEFGHWEKVKKIILLPREWTINDGQLTPKLSLKRKVILKEFDEKIEKLYQEN; the protein is encoded by the coding sequence ATGGCACAACAAAGTAGAATTTTTGACCTCATCACAAATTATAAATCCGAGTTCTCCGATAAAACGATTATTGCTGGACGCGATAAAAATGGTCGTTGGAAAACCTACTTGACCACTGAATTCATTGATAAAATAAATAGTCTCAGCAGAGCGCTAATAAGTATCGGCTTAATAAAAGGAGATCGAGTTGCCCTGATGTCCGGAAACCGTCCTGAATGGAGTATCATTGATTTTGCCTGTAATCAATTGGGTATTGCACTTGTACCGCTGTATCCTACATTAGCTCCACAGGACCTATCCTATATTGTCAATGATGCAGAAGCTAAATTGATATTCGTCAGTAATGCCGAGCTTGCTGCACGTGTTGACACAGCATTAAAAGATCATCAATTAACAATTCCGCTCTATACTTTTGAGAAGACTGAACATCATAAAGATCTAGAATCCTTATATCAAATTGGTGACACATTGGATACAGATCTAAAGCCTTACAATGACGCTATACAGGAAGATGATCTACTCACGTTAATCTACACATCAGGTACCACCGGTAAACCGAAAGGAGTATACTTATCCCATAAAAATATTTTAAGTAATGTACTCGCCTGCTACCATCTCATAAGACCCGATTTTAAAAAAGCGATCAGCTTTTTACCCTTATGTCATATTTTTGAACGGATGGTTGTATACATGTATTATTCAAAAGGTATAGAGATCTATTTTTGTGAAACACTGGACAATGTTGTTGTGGATATCAATGAAGTTAAACCGGATCTTTTTACCACTGTACCGCGGGTACTCGAAAAAGTATATGATAAAATCGTTGCGAAAGGAAAAGACCTAACTGGAATCAAAAAATCACTGTTCATGTGGGCATTAAACCTTGGCCTTCGTTACCAAGAGCCAACAAAAAACAGCGCTTGGTACAATTTTCAATTAGCCATTGCTCGAAAATTAATCTTTTCAAAATGGAAAGAAGCCCTTGGTGGTAACATAAAAATTATTGTTTCTGGTGGTGCAGCTCTTCAGGAAAGATTAGCGCGTGTATTCTGGGCTTCTGATATGAAAGTATTAGAAGGGTATGGTCTAACCGAAACATCTCCAGTTATAGCAGTCAACACATTTTTTGACACGGGTATCAAATTCGGAACAGTTGGTCGGCCTCTGAAAAATTTAGAAGTAAAAATAGCTCAAGATGGAGAGATCTTAGTAAAAGGACCAAGTGTCACCTCTGGCTATTACAAAAATGATGAAGCGACAAAAGAATCATTTGATGAAAACGGATTCTTCAAAACAGGCGATATTGGCGAAATATCGGCTGATGGATTTCTGAAAATTACAGACCGTAAAAAAGAAATGTTCAAAACAGCAGGTGGCAAGTACATCGCACCACAGCCTATTGAAACAAAACTAATGGAATCTACCCTCATTGCACAAATTATGGTCGTGGGAGAAAATAGAAAATTTCCATCAGCTTTAATCGTTCCCGCTTTTGAAGAAATCGAAAAATGGATGAAACATAAAGGCATTCCTGTAGGTTCCAAAGAAGAGATCGTTACAAATCAAAAAGTAATCGAAAAATATAATCAAGAAATCGACAGGTTATCTACAGAATTCGGTCACTGGGAAAAAGTCAAAAAAATTATCTTACTTCCTAGAGAATGGACCATCAACGATGGTCAGTTAACACCAAAATTAAGCTTAAAAAGAAAAGTCATTCTCAAAGAGTTTGATGAGAAAATTGAGAAGCTCTATCAGGAAAATTAG